The stretch of DNA AAATATAGTAGCCTTTTTTCTTCGCTACCGTTTCAACTTGACCGAATAATTGTTCCATTTTATCCATAGCAGATGGTGCACCTTGTTTCTTTTGAATGACTACCCACAACTCGCCACCAACGCAAAGTTTGTGATAAGCTTCTTCAAAGATTTGATGAACGACTGTCTTACCTGCACGAATCGGAGGATTTGTGATAACAGCAGCAAACTCTTCATCTTTCACTTCCGCAAATAAGTAACTTTTATAGATCTTAACGTTACTCACCTTGTTCTTATCTGCATTCAGCTTAGCAAGCTCAACTGCTCTTTCATTGATATCCACCATTTGAACAACACGATCTTGTTCCGCTCTAGCAAGCGAAAGTCCAATCGGTCCGTATCCGCATCCTACATCTATATAATCACCATGTACTTCTGGAGGTACAAAGGACTCTATTAAAACACGACTGCCAAAATCTACTTCTTTCTTTGAAAAGACACCAGCATCTGTCGTAAAACGAAATTTTTCGCCGTTTAATGCAAAATCCCATGTTTCTCTTTTGCTTTCTGTACCAGGTGTTTCAGAGTAATAATGGTTTTTCATTGTTTTAAAACTCTCCTTACCTTCTGATAAAGACAGTATTCCCGTTCCGAAATTCTTTAACGGTCTATCTGCAATGCTTTTACAATGTCGCCTTTGAAAGTAGTTGATTTCCGTTTCAGTTGCTCGCTTTCCGCAGGGCAAGCGCTGAGCCACATTCGTACGTTTCACGTATAAGTGTCTCACCTGCCCGCCTGTCCTGCAGGAGTCTCGCACCTTCCACTTCAATCAACTGTTCAAAGAAGAGACAAGATTAGAAGCTGCTAATTTAGAATGAATTTATTCTAAAAAGATTAAGCGAAACAAACAAAAAGGTCCGCCATCGGGCGAACCTTTTCTTTTGAATTACTTAACTTCAACAGAAGCTCCAACTTCTTCAAGTTTAGCTTTGATTTCTTCAGCTTCGTCTTTAGATACGCCTTCTTTAACTGGCTTAGGAGCACCGTCAACAAGTTCTTTCGCTTCTTTAAGGCCAAGACCTGTAAGTTCACGAACAACTTTGATAACTTTAATTTTTGAAGCTCCACCGCTTGCAAGAATTACGTCGAATTCAGTTTGTTCAGCAGCAGCGTCTCCACCAGCAGCTCCACCAGCTACAGCTACAGGAGCAGCAGCAGTTACACCAAACTCTTCTTCGATTGCTTTTACTAGGTCGTTAAGCTCTAAAACAGTCATTGTTTTTAAGCTTTCAATGATTTGCTCTTTAGACATTATAATTTCCTCCTTATGGAATGTAAGTTATTGGTTGAAGATAAGACTTATGCGCCTTGTTCTTCTTTTTGTTCTGCAACAGCTTTAGTAGCCAACGCAAAGTTGCGGATAGGTGCTTGAAGCACGCTGAGTACCATAGAAAGAAGACCTTCTCTTGATGGAAGTTCAGCAAGAGCTTTCACTTCTTCTAGAGACGCGATACGTCCTTCGATTACACCAGCTTTGATCTCAAGCGCTTCGTGTTTCTTAGCGAAGTCGTTAAGAATCTTAGCAGGAGCTACAACATCTTCATTCGAGAATGCGATCGCTGTAGGACCAGTTAAGTGTTCTGATAGGTTAAGATCGTTTTCTTCAGCGGCGCGAACTACCATTGAGTTTTTGTAAACTTTAAACTCGATGCCAGCATCACGTAAAGATTTACGAAGTTCAGTAACCTCAGAAACAGTAAGACCACGGTAGTCAACAAGAATTGTTGATTGGCTATTTTTGATTTTCTCAGAAATAGTGGATACTAACTGCT from Bacillus sp. E(2018) encodes:
- the rplJ gene encoding 50S ribosomal protein L10; its protein translation is MSSILETKKQLVSTISEKIKNSQSTILVDYRGLTVSEVTELRKSLRDAGIEFKVYKNSMVVRAAEENDLNLSEHLTGPTAIAFSNEDVVAPAKILNDFAKKHEALEIKAGVIEGRIASLEEVKALAELPSREGLLSMVLSVLQAPIRNFALATKAVAEQKEEQGA
- a CDS encoding class I SAM-dependent methyltransferase — its product is MKNHYYSETPGTESKRETWDFALNGEKFRFTTDAGVFSKKEVDFGSRVLIESFVPPEVHGDYIDVGCGYGPIGLSLARAEQDRVVQMVDINERAVELAKLNADKNKVSNVKIYKSYLFAEVKDEEFAAVITNPPIRAGKTVVHQIFEEAYHKLCVGGELWVVIQKKQGAPSAMDKMEQLFGQVETVAKKKGYYILRAIKV
- the rplL gene encoding 50S ribosomal protein L7/L12 — its product is MIMSKEQIIESLKTMTVLELNDLVKAIEEEFGVTAAAPVAVAGGAAGGDAAAEQTEFDVILASGGASKIKVIKVVRELTGLGLKEAKELVDGAPKPVKEGVSKDEAEEIKAKLEEVGASVEVK